In the genome of Meles meles chromosome 16, mMelMel3.1 paternal haplotype, whole genome shotgun sequence, one region contains:
- the DEFB129 gene encoding LOW QUALITY PROTEIN: beta-defensin 129 (The sequence of the model RefSeq protein was modified relative to this genomic sequence to represent the inferred CDS: inserted 2 bases in 1 codon; substituted 2 bases at 2 genomic stop codons), with protein MKLLFPIFASLMLQYQVNTEYFGLRRCLMGFGRCKEHCGVDEKEIQKCKKKKCCIGPKVVQMIKNYLQNEMSHTLGESFQEHLQTTKNFDAEIQTKNKILPFLPQIVSINHFANINTLISPNTTNVNSAITNPVFSGKTSYTAISTKGDTKESRNLAADFPPPAPPXPXTLPMTXLELQKADEQGCGPFP; from the exons ATGAAGCTCCTTTTTCCTATCTTTGCCAGCCTCATGCTACAGTACCAGGTGAACACAG AGTACTTTGGCTTGAGAAGATGTTTAATGGGTTTTGGAAGATGCAAAGAACACTGCGGTGTGGATGAAAAAGAGATACAGAAAtgcaagaagaaaaaatgttgtaTTGGACCAAAAGTGGTTCAAATGATAAAAAACTACCTGCAAAATGAAATGTCCCACACACTTGGAGAGAGCTTCCAAGAACACCTACAAACTACCAAGAATTTTGATGCTGagatacaaacaaaaaataagattttaccttttctcccccaaatcgTAAGCATCAACCATTTTGCCAACATCAACACCCTCATCAGCCCAAACACCACCAATGTAAACTCTGCCATCACCAACCCGGTGTTCTCAGGAAAGACTTCATATACTGCTATTTCTACCAAGGGAGACACCAAAGAAAGCAGAAACTTAGCTGCTGACTtcccaccaccagcaccacc tccTTAGACACTACCAATGACATGACTGGAACTGCAGAAAGCAGATGAGCAGGGATGTGGCCCTTTCCCTTAA